The Dehalococcoidia bacterium genome segment CCGCCCTCTTGCTCCAGGCGGCGCAGGGCCTCCTGGACGTATTGGCGCTCTTCCTCGCCGGAGAGGCCCTTGGCGCGGGCCTCCTCGCGGGCTTTCTTGATGACCTCGGCCTTCTTCTGGGCCAGGGCCACCTTCTGGGCCTTCTCGTCCACCGGGGCGGGGGCGCCGGCGGCCGCCGCCATGGCCGCCTGCACCCGCTCCTCCACCTCCAGGAGCCGCTCTTGCCATTCCTCTACCTCGGCCAGGGGATGGCTCTTGCGGAGGGGATAGTAGCCCAGCCCCTCCTCGGTGAGGAGCGGCCGCGGGTCGGGATGGCCGTCGAAGACGATGCCGAACATCTCGGCCGCCTCGCGCTCGTGCCAGTTGGCCGCCTCCCAGAGGTAGGTGACGCTGGGGATGCGAGGGTCGTCCACGGGCGCTCCGGTCTTGACGGCCAGGGTATGGCCGTGGCGGAAGGAGCGCAGGTGGTAGACCACCACCAGCTCCTCGATCTCGTCCACGCCGGAGAGGCAGCGCAGGTAGTCGAAGGCGAGGCGGTCGTCGTTCTTCAGGGTCTCCAGGGTGCGCAGGAGGTCTTCCCGCTTGACGACGATGGTGGGGTCCAGGGGCGTTTCGATGAACTGGAACTCCAGGTCCGGGAGGGCCTCCCGCAGCAGCCTCAGGACGGGGATGTCCGGTATCTGTTGGACGGTGGGAGTGGTCTCCTCGGCCATAGCTAGCGTCCTATCTTGTGACGCTCCTCCATGATCTTCTTCTGGAGGGCGATGAAGGCGTCCATGAGGGCCTCCGGCCGGGGCGGGCAGCCGGGTACGTAGACGTCCACGGGGATGATCTTGTCCACCCCCTGGAGGACGCGGTCGTAGCGGGTGTAGGGGCCGCCGTTGGTAGCGCAGGCGCCCATGGAAATCACCCACTTCGGGTTCGGCATCTGTTCGTACAGGAGCTTTACGGCCGGCGCCATCTTCTTCGTGACGGTCCCGGCGACGATCATCACGTCACACTGTCGCGGCGAGGGCCAGGGCACTATGCCGAAGCGGTCGAGGTCGTGGTGTGACATGTATGTCGCAATCATCTCGATGGCGCAGCAGGCCAGCCCAAACGTCATTGGCCACAGTGATGACTTGCGCGCCGCGGCGATGATGTAGTCCGCTGGCACCTGCAGGATGCCCGGCAGCAGCGAGCGGTACAGCGCCTTCGGCTGCTCCAGCTCCACCGGCGTCAGCCGCGCGTTCTCGATGGCCACTCCCAGGGAGTTCGCCCGCGGCCCGAGCTCGTCGCGAGCATAGACCATGATCTCCGGGACGCGGCCAGGCACCGGGGACGAAGACCGCGGCGGGCGTTGCGTCAGGTCCGGCGCGCCCGCGGCGGCGCGGATCGCCGCCGACTCCGCTCGCGCAGCGGCCTCAGAGGCAGGCTGCGCGGGCGCGCTCGCGCCCTCGGGCTCGGGGGCGGGTCCGCCGCCTTGAGTTCGCTCTACTTCCATTCCAGCGCACCCTTCTTCCAGGCGTAGGCCAGGCCGGCGCCCAGAATCAGAATGAAGACGAGCATCGAGTAGAGAGCAGTCTCACCAACACCGACGAGCGAGAGCGCCCAGGGGAAGAGAAACACCGCTTCGACGTCGAAGATGAGGAAGAGGATAGCGTAGACGTAGTAGCGGACGTTGATCTGGGCGCGGACACTGCCGATCGGCAGCATGCCGCACTCGTAGGGGGTGCCTTTGCCCCGGCTGGGAGCGTAGGGGGCGAGTACCTTGGCGCCGATGATCGCGGTCACTACGAGCATGCAGCCGATGCCTGCGGCCATCAGCACAGCGAGGTAGTTGTCGAAGAGGGCCTGCATGCCGCTGACCTCGGTCGTCCTACTCGCCCGCGCGAGTTGTGCAATCGCTCACGATGCCCAAGCGCATTCTATGCCCGCTCAATTTAAGGGTCAAAAGTGTGTAATCGACCGGGCCGGGGTCCTGATCAGGAGCTCGCCATGCAGGCCCGGCACGCTTCCTAGAGGTCCGGCTTTGCCACCATCAGGTAAACGATCACCACGAAGAAGATCGTCAGAAGGCCGCCGAGCGCCGGAAAGACGGGGTTCCGTAATTCCCTCATGACCTCGTCCGGTACCGGCCCGTCCGGGAGAGACTCGGCCTTCCTCGCGAGCCGCAGCGCTCCCGGGGTCAGTACCGCCTGCGATATGACCACGGCGACCCAGAACAGGACCTGGCCCCAGAGCAGCCAGCCGCTGCCCAGCTCGAGGTCTGCGTCCGCTGCCGCGCCGTAGCCGAACAACGGGACGAGCAGGATGCTCGCCCAGCCCAGGTACTGGTTGGTCTTTGACATGCGCGTGAATGCGCGCAGCTCCGCCATCGACCGCGCCCGGGGCATGAGCACGCCAGCAAGCGTGTCCACGGTGATCGTGCCGCCGAGTAATACGACGGCCAACACGTGCAAGACCTTTAGTTCCTCGTACACCTCTTCCCTCCTCGAAACCGGGGCGGGGAACGCGTGCTCGAGACGCAATCTAGACGGCTCGCCCACTTGAGTCGAGTGGGACGCTTCCATCAATCCCCGAAAGATGTCCCCGGCGGGGGTCTTGACACGTGACCAAATAGTCACATATAGTCTCGCTACCAGCATGGAGGAGGTCTTCAGAGCGCTCGCCGACCAGACCCGCCGCGAGTTACTCGACCGCCTCTTCCGTAAGGACGGGCAGAGTCTTACAGAGCTCGAAGCGGGCCTGGGCATGACCCGCTTTGGCGTGATGAAGCACCTGCGGCTCCTGGAACAGGCCGGGCTGGTGGTGACGCGAAAGGTAGGAAGGCAGCGGCTGCACTACCTGAACCCGGTGCCAATCCGGCAGATCCACGACCGCTGGATCAACAAGTACACCGAGTTCTGGGCCGGCGCCCTCGTCGAACTCAAGACTGGACTGGAGAACGAGATGGAAGCGACGAAGCCGCGTCAGGTATATCAGCTATTCATCAAGACCCTGCCCGAACGGCTCTGGCAGGCCATCACCAGCGGCGAGTTCACGAAGCAGTACTTCTACGGCACCAGCGTCGCCTCCAGCCTGCGCCCGGGCGAGAGCTTCGAGTACTGGCGCGACGGCACTCTCATGGTCGAAGGCCGCGTCCTCGAGGCTGAACCTCCACGGCGCCTCGTCCACACCTGGCGCTCGCTCTACGACCCTGAGCTCGCCGCCGACCGGCCAAGCCGCGTCACCTGGGAGATCACGGAGGAGACGCCGGGCGTCTGCCGCCTCACCGTCACACACGACGACTTCGATTCCGAGACGGCTACTTACCGGAACGTCGCCGGGGGATGGATGTGGGTGCTCAGCGGCCTCAAGTCTGTGCTGGAGACGGGCGAACCGCTGGCGCCAGGGAGCTGAGAGGAGGACTTATGGCCGAGCACGCGCACGGCGCGCCACCCCAGATCAGGCCCCAGCGCCTGGCCGACTACCTGGAGGTCATGTCAAAGGCAGTCTTCCAGAGCGGCATCAGCTGGGCGGTGATCGAGAAGAAGTGGGCCGGGACACGCGAGGCCTTCCACGGCTTTGACCCCGGGCGCCTCGCCGACCTTACGCCTGACGACGTCGACGCCCTGCTCCGGGACAGCCGCATCATCAGGAACCGGCGCAAGGTAGAGGGCATCGTCCACAACGCCCGCGCCCTCATGGACATCGAAGCCGGCAGGGGCTTCCGCGACTACCTGCGGTCCTTCGAAGACTATGAGGCGCTGGCGTCCGACATGAAGAGGCGCTTCAAGTTCCTCGGCGACATGGGTGTCTACTACTTCCTCTGGGTCGTGTCGGAGCCCGTGCCCGACTACGAAGAATGGCGCCGCCGCCACGGCATCCGTGAGATGCCGCCACGCAAGCGCTGAAAGTGGACGGGGAAGGAGCAATTGATTGGCTGTTGAAAGGCCCGTGACGGCCGCTTAGGCTAGCGCTTTATCAAGTCGCAGCAGCAGTGGATGTGAGAAATGGTTGCTCAAAGCCGTCCAATTCGCATAGGTCAGTTCGAGTACGACATCATCCTCGAGAGAGGGCCCGGTTCCGCCCCAGTCTATCGTCAGATCGCTGACGCCCTTCGGGAGAGGATTGTGTCGGGGCAGATCGCCACCGGGACCCGGCTGCCGCCGGAGAGGCGTCTTGCGGCTCAGCTCGGCGTCAACCGCTCGACCATTGTGACTGCCTATGACGAACTGGTGTCGGCGAACCTCGTCAACGGCCGTGTCGGCGACGGCACAGTCGTGACTTTCCAGGCAGAGCAAAGGGGTGCCGGAAGCGGGCGCTCGATACCATGGCACCAGCTTTTCGCCAACGGCTCCGCCGACCTCTCACCCTGGATCCGCGAAATCCTGCGAATCGCGCTGCGCAGCGACGTCATCCCTTTTGCCGCTAGCGAGCCTTCGCCCGATCTGTTCCCGATGGAGGAGGTGGAGGCGATCGCACACGGGGTGCTACGGGACGCGGGCGGCGATTGTCTCCGCTATTCACCCACCGAAGGCATTCAGCCCCTACGAGAGGCAATCGCCGAACGCATGCGACGGAGGGGCGCCCGCGTCAGCGCCGCTAACGTGATCATCACAGCCGGGGCACAGCAGGCGCTCGATCTCCTCGGGCGCTGCTTCCTCGATCCCGGGTCCGAGGCGGCGGTGGAGTCGCCGACGTTCGTCGGCGCGATCCAAGCCTTCCGTAACCGCGCAGCCCGGGTCGTGGGAGTCCCGGTCGACGAGCACGGCCTGCGTATTGAAGCCGTCGACGACTTGCTGCACAGACGCCGGGTGAAGCTCCTGTTCGTGACACCGAACTTCAGCAATCCGACCGGCGCCGTTCTGAGTGAGGAGCGAAGGAGCCGTCTAGTGGAGATCACGCGCCGGCATCAGGTCCCGGTGATCGAGGACAACGTGTACGGCGACACCTGGCTGGACAGCCCGCCGCCGGCTTCGCTGATCGAGCGGCCGGGCAGTGAGCATGTGATCCACGTCGGAAGCCTCTCTAAGGCGCTCTTTGCCGGACTCCGGATCGGCTGGGTCGTGGCCCAGGCGCCCGTTGTCGAACGCATGGCCTTGCACAAGCAGGTCGCGGACCTTTTCTCCGGAAGCTTCGCGCAGTGGTTAGCGCTCGGCATATTCCAAAGCGGCCTGTACGACCGTCACATCGAACGGGTCCGCACCGTCTACAGGGAGAGGCGAGACCAGCTCATCGCGGCACTGCTCCGCGAGGGGCGGGGCGCTATCGTGCCGAACCGGCCCACCGGGGGTTCGTTCCTCTGGTGCCATCTCAACGATGGCCTCGGCTCGCGGGACCTGCTGACGCAGGCTGCTGTCCAGGGCGTCACTTTCGTACCGGGAGACGTGTTCTCAGTCGAGGGGGAGGAGCAGTCTTCTCTGCGCCTAGGCTTCAGCCTGCTCAATCGTCAAGGGATAGAGGAAGGCGCCCGGCGGCTCTCCTCAGCGATAAACGCCCTCCGTCAACGCCGCAAGGAGGAGACCCAGGCGATCGCCCAGCCGCTGGTCTAGTGGGATGTCGAATAGCGGCCGCCTAGTTCGACGTATGAGTAGCGGCCGGTTAGGAGCAAGGATGTGAAACATATCTATCTGGCCGAGAAGCTCAGAGAGTTCACTGAAGCCGACCTGGCACTCAAGGCTGCGCGCGGACAAATGAGCTATGTCAGCAGGCCCGGGCTCGCCAGGTTGCTGGCTGACGGGCTCGGCCGCCTTCTCGTACTATGGGGGTCTCGCCTCCAGGAATGGAGCCGCACCAGGCAGCCCGACTCCGGGCTCGGCGGCATGGAAGACACACTGACCGCTTGAGGAAGGAGCTCAATCGATGGCCCAGGTAAAGGTCCTCGTCGGCACACGCAAGGGCGCCTGGATTTACACCTCGGACGAAAAGCGGGAGCGCTGGGAGATCTCGGACCCCATATTCCCCGGTTGGACCGTCTACCACATGGACATAGACCAGCGGCGTAACCCGCCCCGGATGTATGCCGCTGCCAACCACTGGGCCTGGGGCCGCTCGGTTGCCCGCAGCGACGACATGGGCAAGACGTGGGAGCAGCGCAGTCCCTCCCTCGCCTTTCCCAAGGACATGGGCATCAGCGTCGGCAACGTCTGGCTCGTGAAACCAGGCCATCGGAGCCAGCCCGGCGTCGTGTTCGCCGGCACGCAGCCCGGGGGCCTCTTCCGTAGCGACGACTGGGGCGAGTCCTGGGAATCGGTGGACAGCCTCAACCGCCACAAGTATCGCCAGTTCTGGAACCCGACCGGCGGCGGCGATTCATGCATCCACTCCATCGAGGTTGACCCGCGCGACCCCAACCGCATGTACGCGGCCGTCAGCTCCGGCGGCACCTACGTCACCGAGGACGGCGGCAAGAGCTGGGACCTGTGCTCGCACGGCATCGTCGTCACGACACCGGCCGCAAAGGAGTTCCTTGCCCAGATCGCCGAGGCCTTCCCGCAGCCGAAGGTACCGGAAGACGTTGACCCGGCGGCACTGGACGAGTTCCACAAGTTCGTGATCGACCCCAAGAACCCGGACCGTCTCTGGGGCCAATCGCACGTGGGCGTCTTCAAATCGGAACACAGAGGCAAGGACTGGCAGGACGTGACCTCGGGTCTCCCCTCGTTCCACGGCTTCCCAATCGCTGTCACCAAGCGGGACCCGGACGCCGTCTTCGTCGTGCCCATCGAGTACGGCGCCGACAACTTCCGCGTCGTCCGCAGCCAGTTCGCGGTCTGGCGGACGATGGACCAGGGCAAGACCTGGCAGCAGCTCACGCGCGGACTGCCCGGACCGAACAACTTCCAGAGCGCCTATCGCGAGTCGATGGACACCGACGGCCTCGACTCCGAGGGCGTATACGTGGGCACGACGAACGGCCACGTCTACGCCAGCCGCGACCTGGGCGAGAACTGGACCCAACTGCCCGGCACTCTGCCCCCTATCCTCGGCGTGACGGTCGCGGTGCTGCCCTAGCCGGCGCCGCCGGGCGGGCGAGCACAGGGGCCGGGCCCAGGTTGACCCGCGGGCCCTGGCCGGCGCCCCTTCGTCCGTGTCCAGCGGGGCCCGCCACCGACGGAAGGCGGCCGGTCCCCACCGAGCCGGGCGCAGCTCAGGCTCGCGTAACCCCTGAAGCCTTGCCCCGCGGGCCGAACGCCGCTAGCTTGGTGTAGTACCGCTTGTCCGCGCTTCACTCCGCCAGCCGCGCGGGGCCCTATGGAGGACACATGATAGACACCGGTGACCTGAGAAAGGGGCTGACCATCGAGATAGATGGCAACCTCTACACCGTCGTCGATTGGGAGCACAACAAGATGGGCCGCGGCGGCGCAAAGGTGCGGCTCAAGCTGCGCGACATCCGCGCCGGCCATATCTTCGAACGCACATACGACGCCGGCGCCAAGTTCGCCCGCGCCCGCGTAGAGCGCCAGAACGCCCAGTACCTCTACAACGACGGCGACCTCTTCTACTTCATGAACACCGACACCTACGAACAGATCCCGATGAGTAAGGACCGCGTCGGCGACCTCGCTCTCTACCTGAAGGAGAACGAGAACTGCCAACTGCTCACCTACGGCGACGAGGCCATAAGCGTCGAGCTTCCCGCCGCCGTCGTGCTCGAGGTCGTCGATACGGAGCCGGGCATCAAGGGCGATACCGCGCAGGGCGCCACTAAGCCCGCCAAGCTGGAGACGGGTCTCACCGTCAACGTGCCGTTGTTCATCAACGTCGGCGACAAGGTCAAGATCGACACCCGGACCGGCGCTTACCTCGAGCGCGCCTGATCGCCCGCCGCCCTCAAGCCGCGGCACACCACGGACAGCGCTGACGCTGCGTCCCGTAACTGACGCTCCCGTCTCGCCCTCTTCCGTGTTCCGCCCTCAGTAGCCCTTTCGCTTGTCGACCAGGCCTTCCAGCGGCTCCCCGGCCCGGAAACGCCGCAGGTTTTCGATGAACCGCTGGACGTTGCGGTGTCCCCGCATCTGCGATGCTCCCGCGGTGTGAGGCGTGATGACCACGTTGGGCATCGACCACAACGGGTGGTCCGGCGGCAGGGGCTCCAGGGGCGTCACGTCCAGGCCTGCGCCGGCAAGCCTTCCTTCCCGCAAGGCCCGGACCAGCGCCTCGGCGACGACGATAGGCCCCCGCGTCACGTTCACCAGGTAGGAGCCGCGCCTCATGGCCGCGAAGGCCGAGTCATCGAAGAGGCCGCGGGTGGCATCGGTGAGAGGGCAGCATATGGTGACGACATCGGAGGCGCGGAGCAGGTCGTGAAAGCGGTCCATCCGCCACAGCTCCCTCACCTCCTGCGGCCGGTCCAGGACCTCGGCGTCTGCGGCCAGTACGTCCATGCCGAACGCGCGGGCCCTCCGCGCGACCGCCCTGCCCGTGCCCCCGAGGCCAACGATGCCCATCGTCAGGCCGCTGAGCTCGATCATCTGGCGCCGCATGGCGAGCCGGCTGGGCCACGAATCCGGAGCCTCTAGCACGGCGCGCTTGATCTGGCGCGTCAGCGCCAGGAGAAGGGCAAAGGCGTGGTCCGCGAGATGCTCGCCGACGAGCGCCTTCTCGCCGGTCACGACCACGTCGCTCTCCACCAGCTCCGGAAACAGCATCACATCTATGCCGGAGACCACGGCGTGCACCCAGCGCAGCTGCTTCGCCTGGGCGAAGGTCCGCGGGTCCACCAGTCCGAGGATTACCTCGGCGTCTGGGAGGTGCTCGGCGGACTCCTCATCGTTGGACGCGACCACCACCTGCGCGCCGGCGCCCGCCGCTTCCCTGATCTGCGCGAGCTCTTCCTCAGTGACCTCTGGCAGCGTAAGCGCGCGGAGCTGGATGAGGACCTTCACTGCTGCATAGTCCCTGAAGCCCGCAAACGGATCGCCGGTAAGTGTCGGCCGCGTGCGGCCAACTCAGGCCCAGTCCGGCCGCCGGAGTTGACTCCTGGTCTTGCGCTCCAGGGTCGCGCGCAGGTCTTCGTTGATCTTCTGCGCCAGGACCCGCATCTCCTGGCTCGTGGTGCGCATCTCGTCCGTCTTCCACCGCCGGATTTTCGCCCGGTCAGAGTCGCTTAGCGGCGTCTCCTCGATGAGCCGCTGGATGACGAGAGACATCAGGTTCCAGGCCTCGTCGACTTCGAATTCGACCTTCACTCCTGGCCCTCCTTGGTCGACACATACCAACCTTTGCGCCGGATCAGGCGCGTCGTCTTTTCGTCCAGGATGGTGCCGAGGACCTCGTTCATCGAGACGGTGAGGTCAGCCATCTCGGCAGTCCCCTCGTTGTGGTCACTGCGCCATCGGCGCACGTGGTTCTTGCCCTCGTCGGAGAGCTCCACCTGGTCCAATACCTGCGCCACGACCAGCGTCATGATCGACCAGGCCTCGTCTGGCTCCAGGATTACCCGCATTCGCTCCTCCTCTGCACGCGAACTCGCCGCCACCGCTATCCGACGGTGGCCGGCGCTATCTTCCCTTGAAGTCCGGTTGCTCCCGCTTTTCGATGAAGGCCCGCACACCCTCGGCGCGGTCCTCGGTCGTCTGAAGGATTATGGTCAGGTCCGTCTCATAGCGCAGCGCCTGCTCTAGCGTCATGTCCGCGCCGCGGTGCACGGCCTCCTTCGCGTAGCGCGTCGCGATAGGCCCCCGCGAGGCAATCGTCCTCGCGATGGCCTCTGTGCGGTCCGCCAGCTCTGCGCGCGGGACGACGGCGCTGACGACGCCCGCTCGAAGGGCCGCCGCGGCGTCCAGCTCCTCACCGGCCAGGAGGACAGCGAGCGCCACGCCGCGCCCCGCGAGCCGGGACAGCCTCTGGCCGCCTCCACCGCGAGGCAGCATGCCCTGCCCGACCTCCGGCAGAGCGAAGCGCGCGTCGTCCGAACAGAGCCGGACGTCGGCGCACAACGCCAACTCGAAGCCGGCGCTCGAAGCGACGCCCTGTACCGCGCAGATCACGGGTTGAGGCAGCGCCGCCAGACAGCCAAAGGGGTCAGGAGGTAATTCGAAGCCCTCCCCGAAGGCCTCGATGTCCCAGCTCAGGCAGAAGTCGGCACCTTGGGCCGATAGGACGACGACGCGCACCTCGCTCTCGTCGCGCAGGGCCGAGCAGGCCTCGGCCAACTCGCGCAAGGCGCGCGGGCCGACACGGTTTCCCTCACCTCCGGCGAGCACGATGCGCGCCAGAGGCCGTTCGACGACTACGCGAAGGGCCTTGTACTCCATAATCCGGGCCGGACAGGTCCGGCTCGATGGTAGCAGATAGAGGCCTGCGTCAGGATGGCGCTCTCCGAGGCAGCCTGACGGTCACGGCGATCGTTACGGGGAGCGCGGTCGTGCTGGTGTTACCCGCGGTGATCGACGACCATCGACGGGGCGATCGCTCCCTGGTCCCAGATCGGGCTGGCCTCAGCCGGCGAACTTCAGCTTCGGGGCATGGGACATCGGCACATAGCGGCCGTCCTTCAGATAGCCCTGGTCTTCGATCCGCACGCCGCCCCAGCCCGGAAGGTAGATGCCAGGCTCGATGGTGAACACCATGCCGTCCTGCAGGACATCGGTGGAGGTCTGGCCTAGCCTGGGCGGCTCGTGCACCTGCAGCCCCACGCCGTGCCCGAGGCCATGACCGAAGTTCTCGCCGTAGCCAGCCTCCTCGATGACCTTGTGGGCGAGCATGTGCGCCTCACCGCCCGTCATGCCTGCCCGTACCAGTTCCTCGGCGGTCAACTGGGCGCCGAGCACGATGTCGTAGACCTTGCGGAATTTGTCGTCAGGCTTGCCGAGGACGATGGTGCGGGTCAGGTCAGAGACATAGCCGTTGAGCTTCACGCCCATATCGATGACTATGCCTTCGCCTTCCTGGATCACGTGGTCACGCGGTTGCGCGTGCGGCAGCGAGCCGTGCGGGCCCGCCCCGACGATGGTCTCGAAGGACATCCCTTCGCCGCCGTGCTCGCGGACGTACTTCTCTATCTCCCAGGCAACCTGACGCTCCGTCCACCCGGGTTCTATACGCTCGACGACGTATTGGAAGGCCTGGTCTCCGAGAGTGACGGCTGCCTGGAGGGCTTCGATCTCCGCAGGCTCCTTGATGACGCGCAGGGACTCCACGAGGTTCTCGGTCGCCGCGAGCTTCGGCCTCTCGCCCTCGGGCAGGGAGGCAACGGCCTTACGCAGGGCGTCGTAGGTTGCGTAGCTGATGCCGTGCGCTTCGAAGGCCAGCTTCTTGCCCCCGAGTCCAGCGCCGCGAATGAAGTCGGCAAGCCACGTGTGCATCGGTCCGTTGGCCTTGAACATTTCGAACTGCGGCGACTCTAGCTCCGCCTGCTCGAAGTAACGGAAGTCAACGGCGATGAACGCGGCGTCCATCGTGATCAGCAGATGGCCCATCGAGCCGGTGAAGCCGCTGAGATAGCGCCGGTTCGCGCCTACCGTCTTTGAGGTGTCTTCCGCGGGTGCGCTTATGAAAATCCCGGCCAGTCCCTTTTCCTCGAGCTTCTCCCTCAGCCTCGTCAGCCGGTCCTTCACGTCCTGCTCCCCTCTTGTCCCGAAAGCTCGGAGCACAGCCAGTCCAGCGCGTAGAGGTAGCCCCGCCAGCCGAGGCCGACGATGACACCCCGGCTAACACCGGACAGGTACGAGCGGTGGCGAAAAGCTTCTCTCGCGTAGACGTTCGAGATGTGCACCTCTACGGTCGCGAGCCCGCTGCCAGCAATGCAGTCGCGGAGCCCGATGCTCGAATGCGTGAGCGAGCCAGCGTTGATGATCAGCCCCTGGGCGCTGGCGGCGTTCTGCTGAATGAAGTCGATCAACGCCCCTTCGTGGTTCGACTGAA includes the following:
- a CDS encoding NADH-quinone oxidoreductase subunit C, which codes for MAEETTPTVQQIPDIPVLRLLREALPDLEFQFIETPLDPTIVVKREDLLRTLETLKNDDRLAFDYLRCLSGVDEIEELVVVYHLRSFRHGHTLAVKTGAPVDDPRIPSVTYLWEAANWHEREAAEMFGIVFDGHPDPRPLLTEEGLGYYPLRKSHPLAEVEEWQERLLEVEERVQAAMAAAAGAPAPVDEKAQKVALAQKKAEVIKKAREEARAKGLSGEEERQYVQEALRRLEQEGG
- a CDS encoding NADH-quinone oxidoreductase subunit B family protein, coding for MPGRVPEIMVYARDELGPRANSLGVAIENARLTPVELEQPKALYRSLLPGILQVPADYIIAAARKSSLWPMTFGLACCAIEMIATYMSHHDLDRFGIVPWPSPRQCDVMIVAGTVTKKMAPAVKLLYEQMPNPKWVISMGACATNGGPYTRYDRVLQGVDKIIPVDVYVPGCPPRPEALMDAFIALQKKIMEERHKIGR
- the ndhC gene encoding NADH-quinone oxidoreductase subunit A yields the protein MQALFDNYLAVLMAAGIGCMLVVTAIIGAKVLAPYAPSRGKGTPYECGMLPIGSVRAQINVRYYVYAILFLIFDVEAVFLFPWALSLVGVGETALYSMLVFILILGAGLAYAWKKGALEWK
- a CDS encoding DUF2269 family protein, giving the protein MYEELKVLHVLAVVLLGGTITVDTLAGVLMPRARSMAELRAFTRMSKTNQYLGWASILLVPLFGYGAAADADLELGSGWLLWGQVLFWVAVVISQAVLTPGALRLARKAESLPDGPVPDEVMRELRNPVFPALGGLLTIFFVVIVYLMVAKPDL
- a CDS encoding metalloregulator ArsR/SmtB family transcription factor, which codes for MEEVFRALADQTRRELLDRLFRKDGQSLTELEAGLGMTRFGVMKHLRLLEQAGLVVTRKVGRQRLHYLNPVPIRQIHDRWINKYTEFWAGALVELKTGLENEMEATKPRQVYQLFIKTLPERLWQAITSGEFTKQYFYGTSVASSLRPGESFEYWRDGTLMVEGRVLEAEPPRRLVHTWRSLYDPELAADRPSRVTWEITEETPGVCRLTVTHDDFDSETATYRNVAGGWMWVLSGLKSVLETGEPLAPGS
- a CDS encoding DNA-3-methyladenine glycosylase I, with the translated sequence MAEHAHGAPPQIRPQRLADYLEVMSKAVFQSGISWAVIEKKWAGTREAFHGFDPGRLADLTPDDVDALLRDSRIIRNRRKVEGIVHNARALMDIEAGRGFRDYLRSFEDYEALASDMKRRFKFLGDMGVYYFLWVVSEPVPDYEEWRRRHGIREMPPRKR
- a CDS encoding PLP-dependent aminotransferase family protein produces the protein MVAQSRPIRIGQFEYDIILERGPGSAPVYRQIADALRERIVSGQIATGTRLPPERRLAAQLGVNRSTIVTAYDELVSANLVNGRVGDGTVVTFQAEQRGAGSGRSIPWHQLFANGSADLSPWIREILRIALRSDVIPFAASEPSPDLFPMEEVEAIAHGVLRDAGGDCLRYSPTEGIQPLREAIAERMRRRGARVSAANVIITAGAQQALDLLGRCFLDPGSEAAVESPTFVGAIQAFRNRAARVVGVPVDEHGLRIEAVDDLLHRRRVKLLFVTPNFSNPTGAVLSEERRSRLVEITRRHQVPVIEDNVYGDTWLDSPPPASLIERPGSEHVIHVGSLSKALFAGLRIGWVVAQAPVVERMALHKQVADLFSGSFAQWLALGIFQSGLYDRHIERVRTVYRERRDQLIAALLREGRGAIVPNRPTGGSFLWCHLNDGLGSRDLLTQAAVQGVTFVPGDVFSVEGEEQSSLRLGFSLLNRQGIEEGARRLSSAINALRQRRKEETQAIAQPLV
- a CDS encoding exo-alpha-sialidase; this translates as MAQVKVLVGTRKGAWIYTSDEKRERWEISDPIFPGWTVYHMDIDQRRNPPRMYAAANHWAWGRSVARSDDMGKTWEQRSPSLAFPKDMGISVGNVWLVKPGHRSQPGVVFAGTQPGGLFRSDDWGESWESVDSLNRHKYRQFWNPTGGGDSCIHSIEVDPRDPNRMYAAVSSGGTYVTEDGGKSWDLCSHGIVVTTPAAKEFLAQIAEAFPQPKVPEDVDPAALDEFHKFVIDPKNPDRLWGQSHVGVFKSEHRGKDWQDVTSGLPSFHGFPIAVTKRDPDAVFVVPIEYGADNFRVVRSQFAVWRTMDQGKTWQQLTRGLPGPNNFQSAYRESMDTDGLDSEGVYVGTTNGHVYASRDLGENWTQLPGTLPPILGVTVAVLP
- the efp gene encoding elongation factor P; translated protein: MIDTGDLRKGLTIEIDGNLYTVVDWEHNKMGRGGAKVRLKLRDIRAGHIFERTYDAGAKFARARVERQNAQYLYNDGDLFYFMNTDTYEQIPMSKDRVGDLALYLKENENCQLLTYGDEAISVELPAAVVLEVVDTEPGIKGDTAQGATKPAKLETGLTVNVPLFINVGDKVKIDTRTGAYLERA
- a CDS encoding D-2-hydroxyacid dehydrogenase, encoding MKVLIQLRALTLPEVTEEELAQIREAAGAGAQVVVASNDEESAEHLPDAEVILGLVDPRTFAQAKQLRWVHAVVSGIDVMLFPELVESDVVVTGEKALVGEHLADHAFALLLALTRQIKRAVLEAPDSWPSRLAMRRQMIELSGLTMGIVGLGGTGRAVARRARAFGMDVLAADAEVLDRPQEVRELWRMDRFHDLLRASDVVTICCPLTDATRGLFDDSAFAAMRRGSYLVNVTRGPIVVAEALVRALREGRLAGAGLDVTPLEPLPPDHPLWSMPNVVITPHTAGASQMRGHRNVQRFIENLRRFRAGEPLEGLVDKRKGY
- a CDS encoding enoyl-CoA hydratase/isomerase family protein; protein product: MEYKALRVVVERPLARIVLAGGEGNRVGPRALRELAEACSALRDESEVRVVVLSAQGADFCLSWDIEAFGEGFELPPDPFGCLAALPQPVICAVQGVASSAGFELALCADVRLCSDDARFALPEVGQGMLPRGGGGQRLSRLAGRGVALAVLLAGEELDAAAALRAGVVSAVVPRAELADRTEAIARTIASRGPIATRYAKEAVHRGADMTLEQALRYETDLTIILQTTEDRAEGVRAFIEKREQPDFKGR
- a CDS encoding aminopeptidase P family protein; translation: MKDRLTRLREKLEEKGLAGIFISAPAEDTSKTVGANRRYLSGFTGSMGHLLITMDAAFIAVDFRYFEQAELESPQFEMFKANGPMHTWLADFIRGAGLGGKKLAFEAHGISYATYDALRKAVASLPEGERPKLAATENLVESLRVIKEPAEIEALQAAVTLGDQAFQYVVERIEPGWTERQVAWEIEKYVREHGGEGMSFETIVGAGPHGSLPHAQPRDHVIQEGEGIVIDMGVKLNGYVSDLTRTIVLGKPDDKFRKVYDIVLGAQLTAEELVRAGMTGGEAHMLAHKVIEEAGYGENFGHGLGHGVGLQVHEPPRLGQTSTDVLQDGMVFTIEPGIYLPGWGGVRIEDQGYLKDGRYVPMSHAPKLKFAG
- the aroQ gene encoding type II 3-dehydroquinate dehydratase codes for the protein MRILLVNGPNLNTLGQREPHIYGYETLDDIVARVEKRAAEAGVAVSAFQSNHEGALIDFIQQNAASAQGLIINAGSLTHSSIGLRDCIAGSGLATVEVHISNVYAREAFRHRSYLSGVSRGVIVGLGWRGYLYALDWLCSELSGQEGSRT